In Anopheles gambiae chromosome 2, idAnoGambNW_F1_1, whole genome shotgun sequence, a single window of DNA contains:
- the LOC1281586 gene encoding CUE domain-containing protein 2 → MTNIEQHHDVVKESFFHFIRKHIPKADLSIVDEIVLSYVISILEEASQDPCFDVEGFIEMMSAYFNDFANIEPETVCAWIFELENQISNKNPNSKSESNNLSLNSLSLVDMIPEEKLRGRHSSESDREGMGHDSHKRTHRLSDSDGGSTEGCNYDLFAEQCDILQEMFPDSSFIEVKHCTLIANGDVDRATQILLHRQEAGQSLKGPSNNMLQANKPHQQVDEHELKNRIISKYSYVDKDREDSREYKPVAPKVEPKKMIRYRDNKIVSFKGERYTEVSRRGGEEETELKKPKKPICP, encoded by the exons ATGACCAACATCGAGCAGCACCATGACGTGGTTAAGGAAAGCTTTTTTCACTTCATCCGCAAACATATACCGAAAGCGGACCTGAGCATCGTCGACGAGATCGTGCTGTCGTACGTAATATCCATCCTCGAGGAAGCCTCCCAGGATCCGTGCTTCGATGTGGAAG GCTTTATTGAGATGATGTCGGCGTACTTTAACGACTTTGCGAACATCGAACCGGAAACGGTGTGCGCCTGGATATTCGAGCTGGAAAATCAAATCTCCAACAAGAACCCGAACTCGAAGTCGGAATCGAACAATCTGTCGCTCAA CTCGCTGTCCCTGGTCGATATGATACCGGAGGAGAAGCTGCGGGGACGCCATTCGTCCGAATCGGACCGGGAGGGGATGGGACACGACTCGCACAAACGTACCCATCGCCTTTCGGACAGCGATGGCGGCTCGACCGAGGGCTGCAACTACGACCTTTTTGCGGAGCAGTGCGACATTCTGCAGGAAATGTTTCCCGACAGTTCATTTATCGAG GTCAAGCATTGCACTCTGATCGCGAATGGAGACGTCGATCGGGCGACACAAATACTGCTCCATCGGCAGGAGGCGGGCCAAAGCCTGAAGGGCCCATCGAACAATATGCTGCAGGCGAACAAACCCCACCAGCAGGTGGACGAACACGAGCTTAAAAATCGCATCATCTCCAA ATATTCGTACGTGGATAAGGACCGGGAGGACAGCCGGGAGTACAAACCGGTCGCCCCGAAGGTGGAGCCGAAGAAGATGATCCGATACCGCGACAACAAGATCGTCTCGTTCAAGGGCGAACGGTACACGGAGGTGTCGCGCCGCGGCGGCGAGGAAGAGACTGAACTCAAAAAACCTAAGAAACCTATCTGTCCGTAA